In a genomic window of Lathamus discolor isolate bLatDis1 chromosome 4, bLatDis1.hap1, whole genome shotgun sequence:
- the SLC5A7 gene encoding high affinity choline transporter 1 has product MAFHAEGLVAIIVFYLAILAVGIWAAWKTKNTGSEGDRSEAIIVGGRDIGLLVGGFTMTATWVGGGYINGTAEAVYVPGYGLAWAQAPIGYSLSLILGGLFFAKPMRSKGYVTMLDPFQQLYGKRMGGLLFIPALMGEMFWAAAIFSALGATISVIIDVNINISVIISALIATMYTLVGGLYSVAYTDVVQLFCIFLGLWISVPFAMSHPAVTDIGLTAVHHVHQAPWLGSINSLDIYTWLDNFILLTLGGIPWQAYFQRVLSSSSATYAQVLSFLAAFGCIVMAVPAVLIGAIGASTAWNETEYGVPDPMTKKEADMILPIVLQYLCPVYISFFGLGAVSAAVMSSADSSILSASSMFARNIYQLSFRQNASDRELVWVMRITVFLFGASATAMALLASSVYGLWYLSSDLVYIIIFPQLLCVLFIKGTNTYGAIAGYLFGLILRITGGEPYLYLQPLIYYPGCYPDENNIYIQRFPFKTLAMLTSFFTNIIVSYLAKYLFESGTLPPKLDFLDAVVARYSREHMDKATLVKSDNIVLNELAPVNPRHSLTLSSTFTNKEAFNYVDSSPELSNTEDN; this is encoded by the exons ATGGCTTTCCATGCAGAGGGGCTGGTGGCCATAATTGTATTCTACCTGGCTATACTGGCGGTTGGGATATGGGCTGCTTGGAAAACCAAGAACACTGGCAGCGAAGGAGATCGCAGCGAAGCTATTATAGTCGGTGGAAGAGACATTGGCTTGCTAGTTGGTGGATTTACAATGACAG CCACATGGGTTGGAGGAGGTTATATCAACGGGACAGCAGAAGCTGTGTATGTCCCAGGCTATGGTCTAGCTTGGGCTCAGGCACCTATTGGATATTCCCTTAGTCTGATTTTAG GTGGCCTTTTTTTTGCAAAACCTATGCGATCCAAAGGCTATGTGACAATGCTAGACCCCTTTCAGCAGCTTTATGGAAAAAGGATGGGAGGGCTACTGTTTATTCCAGCTTTAATGGGAGAAATGTTTTGGGCTGCTGCCATCTTCTCTGCCTTAG gtGCCACTATAAGTGTGATCATTGACGTTAATATCAATATTTCAGTCATTATTTCTGCACTGATTGCAACTATGTACACGCTTGTGGGAGGGCTTTATTCTGTGGCCTATACTGATGTAGTTCAGCTCTTCTGCATCTTCCTGGGACTG TGGATCAGCGTACCCTTTGCAATGTCCCATCCCGCAGTGACAGACATTGGGCTCACAGCTGTGCACCATGTGCACCAAGCACCTTGGCTTGGATCTATCAACTCACTTGACATTTACACATGGCTGGACAATTTCATTTTACTG ACCTTAGGAGGAATCCCATGGCAGGCTTATTTCCAGCGAGTTCTCTCCTCATCTTCTGCCACATATGCTCAAGTTTTgtcatttctggctgcttttggCTGTATTGTGATGGCTGTTCCTGCAGTACTCATTGGTGCAATTGGAGCATCTACAG CCTGGAATGAGACCGAGTATGGTGTCCCTGACCCCATGACTAAAAAAGAAGCAGATATGATTTTACCGATTGTGCTCCAGTACCTTTGCCCAGTCTATATCTCATTCTTTGGCCTTGGTGCGGTATCTGCTGCTGTGATGTCATCAGCTGACTCTTCAATTTTATCAGCAAGTTCCATGTTTGCTCGGAATATTTACCAGCTTTCCTTTCGGCAAAAT GCTTCAGACAGGGAACTCGTGTGGGTCATGAGaatcactgtttttctttttggagcATCAGCAACAGCAATGGCACTGCTAGCTTCATCCGTGTATGGCCTGTGGTACCTCAGCTCTGACCTTGTCTATATCATCATAttcccccagctcctgtgtgTGTTGTTTATTAAAGGAACCAATACCTATGGTGCCATTGCAGGATACTTATTCGGCCTTATTCTCAGAATAACTGGAGGAGAACCATACCTCTATCTTCAGCCCTTGATCTACTACCCTGGCTGCTATCCAGATGAAAATAATATCTATATTCAGCGATTCCCATTCAAAACACTTGCTATGCTTACCTCCTTCTTTACTAACATTATAGTGTCCTATTTAGCCAAATACTTATTTGAGAGTGGGACTTTGCCACCGAAGCTGGACTTCCTTGACGCTGTTGTTGCCAGGTACAGTAGAGAACACATGGACAAAGCAACTCTTGTAAAAAGTGACAATATTGTATTAAACGAACTTGCACCTGTGAATCCAAGACACAGTCTAACTTTGAGCTCAACTTTCACAAACAAGGAAGCCTTCAATTACGTTGATTCTAGTCCAGAGCTGTCCAACACTGAAGACAATTAA